The sequence below is a genomic window from Oreochromis niloticus isolate F11D_XX linkage group LG3, O_niloticus_UMD_NMBU, whole genome shotgun sequence.
AAAGCTTGAGACATTCAATAATCTGGGTCAAGACATTGAGactgtggttaaaaaaatgGGACAAAAGCTGCAAATTTAAAGCATCCAATGCACCAAAAGCTGGATTTCAAACACTTTAGGCAATCGTTTCCCTTTCTGTAGTTTGtgcaagcatttttttttaatgctataTGGTGTGTCGTGGTTTTAAACCAGTGAAAATTAACACTAAAGAGGTCCTGCCGATGTGTTTCTGAGGTGAGAGGCCAAAACTAAGCTAGCATCCTGTGCCTGTGGTCGATGACTCAGTTCCTGAGAGCGAGGGAAACATGAGAGGGTGGAGATACATGCAGATCATATAGACAATACGAGAGCGAGAACAGTGGGTTGAGATGTtgagaagggggggggggtagacTGCAGCAGGTGGGGAAAAAGAGAAGTAGACACAAAAAGAGTGAAGAAAAACAGCATGTAAGCATGCATCTGATCTAATGCTctccttttttcagtgttttcacctgattattattattacagagATTATAATCCCAACCTGCAACTCAAGGACCAGTGACTAACCCAAAACTGATGCCGGGTCATAGGTTGTAACCCACAGTCCAGGTTCAGCTTCATCCTAAAGTTGTTGGATGAAGGTACAAAGCTTTGAGATTCTTCGAAATAAAGGGCCCACATCAATCGACCGCCCTGTTTTCAGCATGCTTTAGGTTGTGTAGCGTGCATTAACAGAACAAGCATAGAGCACTAAGCACAAATGAAACATGCATCAAGTGAGTGACAAGAGACACAGTGAGGGCGGGAggagagggtgagagagaggaagagagagagaaagcggcAAGCAGAAAGCTCATAGCTAAGGAGCGAGAGCAGCGTCAGAAGAAGAGGATCGCTTTAAAAAGgacaaaataaggaaaaaacaaaaaaggaaactcACCAGTCCCGCTGATGGTCATACGTCAACTTTAAGTGGCTAAAATCTCAGTGAGTAGGAGAGAAAGAGCAAAGTAAATTCATCACCACCATGAAGCTGTGGAGCCGTGTCTGCTTCCTCGGTGAGTTTAACTCAACTGTCACGCAGCTTTCATATCTGATTTCACGCTCTATTATCTCGCTAGAGGAAGCTTGAAGTTGTGGtaagttaaaattaaaattaaagggaacagaaaaacaaggaaaGCCTTGATTTGCTCCTAAATCTGCACTTGCATGcatttgattacatttcagCGTCATTCAGGGACTTGAGAAGCATGACATATCCAGGAAGTAATCTGGGAGCACACAAATCTCGCCATATGCACGCCCTTCTTTGAATCTGCTTTTTGTGCAAAGCAATGCTAATATCACCAGATTAGCAGAATTTATTAATTCAACATGAGGCTAAAAAcaggtgttttctttttaagatgTAATAATTTGAATCATTAGTCTCGCTGCAAATTTGAATTTGTCCACCTCAAAAAACGTGAATGCACCTATAAATATAAAGGTGTTTTGGTTGTAGATTTAATTACTGTAAACAGAACACGCACACAATACATATAACAATGTAATATACAGATAAGGTTTGCAGGCTTACAGGGGAACTTTCGTAGAGAGGTCGAAGGTCAGAGTGCAGAGTGACTGAAAGTTTGTAACTGACTGATTGATACGATTTAAAATGATATATCTCCTGTCCTGCTTCTCTCACCATTCTCTGCTCTCATTTTCACACCAGCTGTTCTGTTTTTCACACGTCTTTGCAGCAGCAGTTAACAAACGTTCCTTGTCAACCAAGTGACCGTAAATGAGCATGTTTAGTTGGTTTGTGTATCTCACACAGGCTAGCCACAGAATCTGGATGACATTTACATTGTTAGGGTAAAGTGTAGAATCATGTTGCACACCCACAGTCTGCGACCTGAGGCAATTTCAATTGTTTTTATCTCATTTGATCTCTTTCCATGACTAACTAGCTCACTTTTTACTGCATGTTTATATGTTGCTcattctctctttttgtttcagttctagCAGTTTCTCCTATTTGCCTGGGTACTAAAACTGCAAGTGATGCACCTCAAAACAATGGTATGTTCCAATGGAAATTAGAAAATTATTGAATTAACATAAAACAAGCTTAGAATACTGATGTTCTTGCATACCACAAGTCCAAATACAGATGGACTTGAAGAGAAAGTGACAAAAAGCAAGAgtttgactttttaaaacttttatgatcatttagatgtttgaatatttgtattgtatttaaaatattggACTATTTAAGTCATTAAAAATTAACGATACTACAGTATAAATGTCCTCTTTTATAAGAATAAATCCTGTATTAAGTAAATCTGTTTAGTTTAATACATGCTCACAGTACCTGAAGTTAAAGTACTCATTATGCAGAATTAATAGATGTGTCAGAAACATTGATTGATTAATGTGAAAATGCTTTGATGATGATTTCAATGACTTTATATGCTAGTGAGTTGCTTgatctataataataataatactgaatAATTTAGTGAtgaatttttcttttatgtagAAAATATGCATTATTAATATGTATTTAGTAATTAAAGTCTTTTGATAAATATATGGTAGTTGGTGGAGCATCTAATCATATTTTAGGAGAGTGGTGGGGTTGGGTTTGGGGGCAATGGCCACCAAGCACACACCCTGTAGACACACCCCAGAGATGGgattttaaaagcaaaatagTTTATGGTTTTGACCAAAGTTATAGTGAACTAAAGGATACTGTACAGGATGAATTTTCAGTTTTAGTCTTTGTCAATTTAAAACCTTCCCAATGAGACTTTTGGTGCATTTGTTCTTGAGCCGGTACATAATAACAATTTTGGTACTTTGGACCTTCTTATTGTATCTTCTTAATTCTCACAACAGCCTAAATCTGGTCAGCACTCTTTGGCTTCTTAAACTGCCCTGTAAAATTTGGCTTGGTataactttatttattgtaATGACGGGCTGCAGAGTTCTATTCCCTTTCTTTgtcacataaatgtgttttcccactttttaaatatatgtttcACTACATCATTAGTAATGTTGAAGCAGTCCTTCAACGTTGCTAGCTGTCCTGCAAAGTGCTGCTTTGGAAATGGGGAAAATAACTGTGATTTTGTGTTTATCTCCTTCATGTCAGATACAGAGGCTTCTGCCGCCACGATCACTTCCCCACACCATTCAAATACCACAGATGCTGAGAGTACTACAGCAGTGATGACAAACGTTACAGTAAGTCTATTTACCTTGAACTTAAACTGCAAGTTGTAGTTGTCAAAGTGGGAAAAATGTTTAAGAGTTTCAGGTTTTAGAACATAAACTTCAAATAGCTTTTATTTCATAAAGCGAATTAATAGTAACACATGCAGTCTGGCTCTCTTTAAAATGCAAAAGCCGCCTATTCAAGGTTAAGGGACGATCTGCACACAGACATATGTTGCAGCTATTTCCTGGTGCACAACATGCAGTCACTTCCTGGAGTCTTGTTGTCACTATGAACCTGCATAGTTAAAGTTGCTGCTCAGATGTAAAGAGAGTTAGAGAACCACAGGCTGTCGTTTACTGCCTTTAATCACAACTCTTATTGTCACACAACATAAAGAGTAATTATTTAATTTCTGTTTTCACAAATTCAGCTGATCTTTGGATGGTTAACTAGATTCTCCATCAACAGCTTTACATCCCAAATAGTTCTTTTCAGCTTCTGATGAAGAAAAATATAAGTTTAGGATCAGAATAACACTGAGCAAACCATTTTAAATCTCATAGTTTTGTTTGATTCTTTGATTCTTTCTGTCTTATGCTAAATTTGCCAAAGCCGGAGGCCAAGGGTTGGTGATTCAATCTCTCGCTACTCAAAGCTGAAGTATCCTTGATACTGAACCATGCGTGCGAGTGTTAGCTTAAAAGTACTTAGGCATACAAAAAAGCAATCATATTAATGGGTGAATGGCCTGTAGTAAAAAATTGCTGTAGTAAAAAAATTCTGAAATTGAGCAGAAAATGTCTTTATAAGTAGGAATTTAATCTAAAAAGTTATCTACTAATTTACATGTTACTTACATAGTGCTACAATGTAAGTAGAAAAGCACAATGTGAGTAATTTAATCAGAACGTCATTTAACTGGATGTGATATCATCACAGTTGAAGTGCAGGATCACAGACTAAAGATAAACCAAGCCTGAACACACGTGAAGACAATGTGGAGGCGTCTTAGATCTGCCTGCACAAGCTGACTCCTCTGGTTGCAGAACCATGCAGATTATAtagaagtgttttcttttttttggggggggggggggggggtatttgATTTGACCTCATTTGATTTGCTACCTCTCTAAACATGTTCCTGAGGAGTTAAAGGTCTCAGATGCTTACTTAAAGTCATATTGCACTCAAcacaatttcctttttttaatttatagtcTAATCTCAGTAAAATACATGAGAAAGGAGTGTGTGATTTAGGTTGTGGCTCCTGTACCAGCATGCAGTGAGCTCAGTTTCACGCCCAGACTCATCCTTCGATGGTGACGTCAAATTTCAAAAAGCCAAGATGGCAACTAGAAAAGTTTTCTTCTAAAGCCTTCGAAATAAGACTTCTCAAACCACTGTGTGATACCACAGTGGCTACAgacacctttattttttttttaattcacagtCTATAGACATGGCTCCCCACATCAAAAAACAACTCACTTGAACTACAAAGACTCCTCATAGGAAGCCTTTTGAATCAGAAACGACAGCTGCACAGAGTCAGATGTCTTTGTATTCAATGAGTGAAACAGAAATCAGGCAGATTACAGGATGAAATGTTTCAAACTAAAGGATGTCTGTTACTCTTCACAGTCTGGAGGTACAGTGGCTACTACTCTAACAAGTACTAATGTACCAACGAAAGAGACTACCACCAAAATCAGTGGTGATCAAACGACCCGTGTTTCTACGACATCAAGTACCAGCTCAGGAATTACAGGTACTGTCACGTATTCAGAAGGCGCATGCACAAGTTGTGTGCCTCGGTTTGTCTTCCTGTGCATCAAACCACAACACTCGCAGGCTCACACACGCTGTAGCTGTAAGCAGACTGCAGACACAACCACTCAAACAATCTCACCCTATTCTAACACACCGtcaaactaaatattcagacacAAGCGAGTGGCACGTCACCGTATCACATAAAAGGACCACAAAgcaacacactcacacaatcTAACCAAAGTTTAGGGATTTTAATTTGCAGGCTTTAGGGTATTTCCTATAGACAGGACTAAAACAAAGGCAGACCTGGTTAGGAGTAGATATAAAGGTAAGTAAGTAGTAGATATAAAAGTATCATCAtaataaaactgtaaacaaacaaGTATTGATCCTTGTGGAACACCTTAATCGATTCTTTGGGATATTAAACTGAAACAATCCTTACAGTTTTTTTGAAAAGCAGCTTCTCAATAGTAATCACGTGGATGCTAACAGGAAATATGAATAAATGGAAAGGAGTTCCTAGCTTAAATTGAATCACTATGCTTAAAGAGTGTCTGCTAAACAGAAAGTCACTTGTAAATGTTGCAAATTAgctaaagaaaaatgaaatgctGATCCTCTTGTAAATTTAACTTTATCTTAACTGAGcctgctgtttgtttcttttaggACCTCCTTCAGCTGCTGGCTCGTCTGCAGGTAAGAATCTTTATTATGTTATTTAAGCATTGTGTAGACAGAGAGATTTTCATGAAAATGGGATGTTTAtaagtttttctctctctcattatttcagttatatttacatgttcaaaataaaattattctaTCTATGTTTAATTCTACTatcattttccacatttttactttctttttttgttactgtTTTTTACTAAATGATTGATTACATCGGTGGttacattttttgtgtgtgtatcatCAAAAACCTGAGTGTTccccaaaaaatgtttttaaaaaacatcacTGAATTAGACTGAATTGCATCAAATATTTACAATTGCCCAAATGGGCACTAATGTTGTAGTGAAATTCTTAAAACTACAGTGGCCAGTTGTTTCAGTGGTAATAAATAGGATCTAGAATctttattaaaacaacaaaactgtgAAATTGTTTAGATGTTAATGGATTTTTGGCACATATCAGTGGTTTCCTGTGAGCTGCCTTGGGTTGTGACTGGCAGCACTTACTCAGGATGTGCCTGGTTACCATTACTCAGCCACAGTTCCACCAAATGCAAGTTTTGACACGACATGCCACACAGAACACTGGCCAGTGCCAAAAGTAGGCCAGATTTGGCTCAAATGAGTGTGCTGCTAGGGCGAGACacgttttagtttttcttaCTTGGTgggactaaaaaaaaatcaaccataAAAAATGCTAGTGACCCCCAGTGGTTGCAATGCTGATTACATAATGAGAAATGGAAACTGCAATTTCTCTACAGTTTTACTTTCGCATCATtaaatacttttactttttaaagtgATGTCCTCAGGGGTTTAGCGAAATAACAGCTCAATATTAATTGTGCCCACTCCCTTTGTTGGGTGGTCCCAATGTTATTACCACTGCTTTTAAAACAGTTCTGCTTATCTTTATCTCTAGGTTATGTGGTCCTGGCGCTTATCATCATAGTGATTTTAATTCTGTGTATCATCCTCTACCTCTTGAGGAGAGCCTCCAGggtaagaaaaagaaatggaagtAGAAATTATTTTCTGTGGGCTTAGCCTTGGCTTATTATATTACAATTAAAACAGGTATACACACATCATGTTTGCTTATTAGTATCTtacttctttgtttgtttgcgcAGACATATTCATTTGACCTCCAGCGTCCAAATCCTGTTGGCCATCTCAGCCAGCCCACTGGCACCTTTGAGCCAGTCTACCTGGATGATCTGGGTGTGTTTCAGTGGAATTACCTTTTACATATACATGTCTGCACTTAAGATGATCCTAATGAGTTTGCTTTGGTGTTTGTATTCATGTCACATCTCAGAGCGACCGGTACCTAAAGATATTGAAGCCACTGATGACCTTTCACCTCCACCGGTCGCTAACGGCACGAGTCTACAGTCGGAGGAAAAGGACTCCACCGGAGAGAACGGTACAAAATGAAACTGTTTTTCAGTTCTCAAAGACAGAGCTTTAATTTTTCaagtgaataaaatgtaaagcTATTAACTATAAATTCTATTTTTGATGATCATGCGAAAATTGTCCTTCATGTCCATCGTAATTGCGCTATAATCTTGATAGCATCActcagttgctgcagatttatcaCATACACATCTGTGATGAGACTCCCGTTTTGCCACTTCCCAAAGGTGATTGAGATTTGGTGACTATGAAAGCCATTTTAGTTCTGTCAGAGGTTGCAAGAGTACAAACATTCTGTACTTGAGTAGAAGTACAATATACTAGTGTTAAAAATACTCCAATAAAAATTGAAGTACTGTTttaacttctttactcaagtaaaagtaaaaaaagtacaCACCCTGAAATGTACCgtaagtaaaaaagtaaaaagtagctctttggcagatgtttttgttttgtgcaaagctaactgaaccttgtgctatattaacaataaaataatatcagtagATGGGAATACAAACTTTAATGTTACCTTTTTTATTCTAATTACACTCAGCTCGAATctcaagaaaaagaaggaaaataaaaaaataatatctaTTTTTTGTTGCCTACATGTAGATGGTGACTTTAACTCTAAACAGGAGAATGTGTACTGTCAGGAGTTAAAGTGGGATACAGCAGGTGGGAGAAGCCTAAAATTGGTAGTAATGGCTCAGTGTCTGGAAAAGAATCATGACTCAAAATAATTTCTGTTGAAAGCTCCAGTAAATTTTCTTAGTATAAAGGCTGTGATCACCTGATCTGCTACTCTTTGTGGATTtgcacaactgaattcaaccagatgtcagcagattTTTTACgagttgtcctggctgatttccatcgtTTTCACTGTCAGTCAACTCTTTATGCTGTCTGTTTTATCTAGATGATATAATGTTGGTATGAATGTGGAATTTGGTCAATGGATCGCAGCATCATCAGTTAAAAATCATAtgaatctctgctacacttgatgaAACCTAACTCTGAGCATGAAACCACAGCCAGTCACACACTGGTGCACTAACTAGATGCTAAACTACTGCAGCAACCTGCAGAGTcatttctgtgttgtgccaaCCCCCGCAACCCcccaccccaaaaaacaaaaacaaaaaaacaaaaccctgacCACTTTAAATCCTGACTGTGACATGCAGTTTTGCCTCTTTTATCTGTTGTATGCTAACTCCTCTGGTAATGCACAAACAGGATTGCCTTTCATTTGTTACTGTTTATGCTCAAATCAGTTTAATGTTTGAAGGTTCGCaataatgtgaaaaaaataagtcCTCTGTAATGTgtaaatgtaaggagtagaaagtacagatatttgtttaaaaatgtgcagagtaaaagttaaaagaaacCTACTAAGTTTAAACTACTActaagtacagatacctgaaaattccaCTTAGGTTATAATAACTACGTATTTGTACTTCAAGGTAAAATTGAGGTAAAATTCCTCAGATAGGAAGAGACGCAGTATGattgcaaattaaaaataagaTTGCAAATTACACGTGTTGTGTAACTGTTTGTTGTGGGAAGGGCTTTAAACTACAGTAATTAATGTCTTTAACACCTTGGGGATTACTCAAAATTACATTCAAGTCTCAATACATTTGCTAACTCTGCAACACTAATGAAAGTTGAACATTATCTTAAGAATCCCGTTTGTCTCCTGTTTGACCTCTCTATTCAGCTCCTGAGGAGCAGCTAGAAGCAAACGGTGTGGAGACTTCACCTGCTGAAAACACCACTCCCTCATTGAGCAGCGATGAAGCTGACAAGATATCCAACCCACCGAGCAGTACCAACCTGTTCTTTGATGCTATTGGGGAGCagcagaatgaaaacaacaacaaccctagtaagatttttctttaataatgcaaatacaaacacaaagcaCTACGGTCATTTCTCTTTCGAATTTTCAGAAATCAAGCAGGACTTGGGGGAGAAAGTTCATTGTGAAGGTCAAACATATAACTCTGTTCTATGTATGTCTAAAGacaaaacatgaaatattcTCAAATCAGCAATGAATTTCTTTGTATACATATGACTCAACTTTGACACATATATCCAATAATAATCCAATAAGTGAGGTCAAACAAATTGTTTCATGCTGCAAAGAAAAGCTGCCAGTTGTAGTCAACTATCATTACAAGTACAAAGTTAATAGGCTTTGTCCGTGTCAGGCTatttaccatgacattcatgcctATAATGAGTGTATGGAAACGTTCCAACTACAGCTGTATATGGGACTCTTACTGTGTTTGCTGGTGTAAGGAGTGATGTGACTTTTGCTTCCCTGAACAATCCCCCACCTCCAAATATggactctttttgtttttagttcatGCAAAATTCAAAAGGTAGACCTAGAAACAGGTCAGTAACCAACTGAGGGTAAAGACCATTTGGCTTTAAATGAAGATGTCTGCATTTTAAAGGTGTTGGCTGCAGAGGTGATACATCAGTTTTACTCTAATAGTGAACATTGTCTGTTTCTGTGGCACTTTTTAACGTTTTACTGCTGCACAGTGATTAGGTGTTTGCAGATAAGTTGGCAATTTCCATTTTGCAATCCACTGTCTTCTTCAATCCCAATCATCAGGAAAGcgataaaagattttttttatctgtcCTTGTTGGTTGCACCAGCGAACAGCACAGCAGATTATATGCATTGTGAAAAAAAGCGATAATATGTATGGAAACGACGTGTGAGTATTGTGTCAAAGTTCATGTAAGTTGCAAGTATCACATGGAATATGGTGGACAGCTCTTGAGAAATGTGCACATGATGTCACATGAAATCTGGTTAGAGTTAGTAACTGACAGGAATGAATAATTTGGACAAATaaattcagttttgtctttgtcttctCTCACAGCAGTTTGCGCCAGTGACCCATTTGTTGAAATAAACCTGGACGAGCCAGCGTGGTGTGATCAGCTCCTCAATTCTTCTGAAGGTTCTTCCTCAGTCCTCCCCTTCTCTCCATTCTCCttatcctcctcttcctcttagCACCTTGAATGTTAGCCTCTTCGATCAACATATAGACAGAGACTGTCTTTCGTAGCACATGGACATGAGCACGACATCTTTTGTTCCCAAAGCTAGTATGGATTGTCAGGTGAACAACCAAGGAATTAACAACAACCTGTAAACATGAAGCTAGCTTTAACTGATTTCTTATTgtgattttatatgtttttttgttcaaaCTTAATGGTctcttttagtattttttttctaagaCTATATGAAGGATTTTAAACTGATTTTAATTGAATTGTTTGAAACGGAGCAATTTGGGAAGCTCAAAGAGACAGTCCAAAATTGCATCTAAGAAAAAGAAGGATTGAAGAAATGTTAACAGTTTTTACCCAAATCACAACTTTTCCTGCATTTAACTGACTGATTATTATTGTTACCTAACCACACTGCAAACTTCATACCAAAGGAAGTCAAATAAGCGAGGTAGCTTATTCGTGGCATCTAGACTTACAATAACACCTGAACTTTTTTACAAATGTCATCACTTTATGAGTGTATAGATTGACTCCAGTCACTCCAAAGTGGGCTCTCAGATCTAACATTCATTATAAGTAGGCTAAATTTCTCTCAGAAGAGATATTTGGTTTTAAGTCAGATTCTTTTGGGGGAAATTCGTGTGTAAAAAGCACTCACATAGGAAACAGTTGATTaactttttgtacattttaatattGCAATAATAATTTAAGGTTGTAATCCCATAGACACACATGGATATACACAAGAATGATACATCATTTGGTGACCACATCTCATTAgcaataaatataaaactatctttaatgtttctttatgatttttttatttcgTTTGTTTTACACATTGTCAGCACATCAAACTTAAATCAAATTAGTTTTTTCCTAAAAACTTTGCCCCAGTAGCATTCTTCTACTCCATTTTATTTACTAAAGCATCataaaacagcagcaacaactaTTACTCTCAAATTATCGATGTAGGCTAGTTTCCCCTAAACCTACAGTAACATTTGTGAAATCTCTGAACTATAGAAAATAAACTCTGTGTCATAGttactgtaaatatttttgTATACAATATATGTTTTAGTAGAATACTATGAACCATTCACATTTATTCAAGTtctatattttaattttgtgaCTATGGATGTTTCCATTCTACTAGAAGTTTaaatgctttaatttttttaacctacatttattttgtcataaataaACTAGCTTCTTTTTAGAAGCtagctaaaaataaattttactaCTGCCATTTTGCTTAATGTGCTAGTTCAAactgatatataaataaaacattttctgacTATTGTTAAAAAGACATTGAGAAGTGTTATTTTGTTTCATGTTAAAAATCAAATTgtttcaaataaaacaaatttttcCAGAATTTCACTGTTATGCCTTCTTCATTGTCTTTATTATCCTGATGGTTAAAAATGTCTCTAAGCAGTTTggtattaatgtttctttcatttcactAATTTTTGGGTTCATTTTATTTGCTGCCTTACTCAAACCTTTTCAGGAAGTCATCTGTGTATTCTTTTGTCCATTAAAACTATAAAATAATTTTGACTTGGCTGTCTGTGAGTGGCAGCATGTGTGGTAACAGCAGGATGgctggtggttagcactgttgcttcacagcaagaagatcctgaggctggggtctttctgtgtggagtttgcatgttcttgtgGGTTCTTCCCAGGTACTCCAGGTTCCTCCCGCAATCCAAAGGTGGGGAGTCAGTGGCCCATAGtaatgaatggttgtctgtctctgtgtgttagccctgcaaccgATTGGTGACCTGTTTAGGGTATTCCTGGAATAAAGTcatgaccctgaaaaggataagtggatgGATGTCTGTGAGTATGTATACTCCTACTTGTGGCCATGGCCCTTAGGTCTCGGGGTCTTCAATCactttattaatattaaatagcTGATGTTAACATTTTTTACCCCACACAGAAAGCCTTGATCAAGCCAGTATTGTTTAATCACAAAGATAGCACACCACAACCTTTCCTGTTTCAAATCCTATAATTAActttttaaatgatcatttttgcAGGATGTAAAAAAccagaaaatacattttaaacaagAAATTGGAATTAAATTATTTGGTGTTGATGAGATGTAAAACTCAAAAGAAACTTGGATTAATTACTTGTAATCTGAGAAACTCATCTCTACAGCTATAAATAAGTCTTGTGTCTGCACTTTCTTTCTGAACTATGGCAAACACCACATCAGAGGTGGTGCTGTCAGTGCCATTCCCAACTGTGTTAGGTGTTAAAGTCGATCTCTGAGTTGATCAGCAGCTGctgtaaaagacaaaaataaataaataaaggaaacagTTAACATATGTTCATGTCCAGAATGAGCACATTTTGATGTTTGTCTTACATGGTTGACATGTGTTTTAATTATCAAAGCTGATCTTGACTAATAATAAAATTCTCAACAATTAAAATCCATCAAGTGCAGATTATAAGTCCAGCCAGTGAAAGagggaaaattaaaaaaaaatcattaattcTACTGAATAAACTTACCAGTGACTTTGACTTCACATTTTGCTGAACCTGAGGAGTAGTTAGTAAACACTGCACAAACATAAAGACCCGAGTCATCAGTCCTGAGTCTGGACAGTTGAAGTCTGATTCGTCCTTCTCTGAGGGCGTCTTTGTCACTCTGGACTCGTCCTGAAAACTTTTCATCCTGAGACTCTGACACCTCAAAGTAATGAACAAAATTGTACAAGACTACTATTTTTTCTTCAATTTTCTGATAACAGAGGACACTAATCAAAGACATGTCATCTATGATGGTGAACGTCCACTCTAGTGTGATGTTGTGGTTCTCCTCTGCCTGATAGGAGGTCTGTGTCACATTGACTACAAATGAtcctgttgaggagacagagagggaaagagaggagcagacacactgagaactggaacaaatctgttgttgagctttatttggagttcataaagtgaagctgtaaactaaccagagacacatgaggtgaggatgatgagcagcaggatcctgcagatcatcttctccctgtgagaagagacagaggtgaagagtcaTCAACacatgaggtcaaaggtcagtcagTACAGCTAGAAGAAGGAAATCTACAGTCTGActtcattcactcattcattcatctgATCCTGTTCATGATCCTGATTATTACACTGACTGACCAAAACTACATGAACTACAAACACAGCATTGGAAGCAACCAGGAGAAAAATTTGCTCTCAAAATATTTgacatattatttttttttatattcagagttgcaaaa
It includes:
- the LOC102078737 gene encoding uncharacterized protein LOC102078737 isoform X1, which produces MKLWSRVCFLVLAVSPICLGTKTASDAPQNNDTEASAATITSPHHSNTTDAESTTAVMTNVTSGGTVATTLTSTNVPTKETTTKISGDQTTRVSTTSSTSSGITGPPSAAGSSAGYVVLALIIIVILILCIILYLLRRASRTYSFDLQRPNPVGHLSQPTGTFEPVYLDDLERPVPKDIEATDDLSPPPVANGTSLQSEEKDSTGENAPEEQLEANGVETSPAENTTPSLSSDEADKISNPPSSTNLFFDAIGEQQNENNNNPTVCASDPFVEINLDEPAWCDQLLNSSEGSSSVLPFSPFSLSSSSS
- the LOC102078737 gene encoding uncharacterized protein LOC102078737 isoform X2, which translates into the protein MKLWSRVCFLVLAVSPICLGTKTASDAPQNNDTEASAATITSPHHSNTTDAESTTAVMTNVTSGGTVATTLTSTNVPTKETTTKISGDQTTRVSTTSSTSSGITGPPSAAGSSAGYVVLALIIIVILILCIILYLLRRASRTYSFDLQRPNPVGHLSQPTGTFEPVYLDDLERPVPKDIEATDDLSPPPVANGTSLQSEEKDSTGENAPEEQLEANGVETSPAENTTPSLSSDEADKISNPPSSTNLFFDAIGEQQNENNNNPICASDPFVEINLDEPAWCDQLLNSSEGSSSVLPFSPFSLSSSSS